One part of the Solanum dulcamara chromosome 3, daSolDulc1.2, whole genome shotgun sequence genome encodes these proteins:
- the LOC129881717 gene encoding hyoscyamine 6-dioxygenase-like, giving the protein MEKHSTKWFNVQSVPQCFTFPQEERPGDAPIPICNKIPVIDLGKSLASSSQKMETIKQLLQAGQEFGFFQVINHGIPEIVTAQTMSTFEEFFNNMTDEEKVNVPTRKGWIFTGSEEEVKNGIHLWRDNIKHPCHPLEKCMQSWPDKPASYREVVGRYVAEIRMLSLTILELICEGLGIESGYFDEQSEVQLLSANNYPPCPDSSLTLGIPKHLDPSLITIIYQGNVSGLQVLVDGKWMWVESVLNAFVVNIGNQLEIISNGKLRSVEHRAVTNSKEARTSIAIFVNPTPNSIVEPAKVLLNESNPPLYESILYRDFINASKAFGIHTDVIQNDA; this is encoded by the exons ATGGAGAAGCATAGCACAAAATGGTTTAATGTTCAATCTGTGCCTCAGTGCTTTACATTTCCCCAAGAAGAAAGACCAGGGGATGCCCCTATACCCATATGCAACAAAATCCCAGTTATTGATCTTGGAAAATCCCTAGCAAGTTCTTCACAAAAAATGGAAACAATCAAGCAACTCTTGCAAGCTGGTCAGGAATTTGGGTTTTTCCAG GTAATCAACCATGGAATTCCAGAGATCGTGACGGCTCAAACAATGTCTACCTTTGAAGAGTTTTTCAACAATATGACTGACGAAGAAAAAGTAAATGTACCAACTAGAAAAGGATGGATCTTCACAGGGAGCGAAGAAGAAGTTAAAAATGGCATCCATTTATGGAGAGATAATATAAAACATCCTTGTCACCCTCTAGAGAAATGCATGCAAAGTTGGCCTGATAAACCAGCTAGCTACAG AGAAGTAGTGGGAAGATATGTAGCGGAAATAAGGATGCTGAGTTTGACAATTTTGGAGCTAATATGCGAAGGATTAGGAATTGAATCAGGCTACTTTGATGAACAAAGTGAAGTTCAATTGTTGTCAGCAAATAATTATCCACCATGCCCAGATTCAAGCCTTACTTTAGGCATACCAAAACATTTGGACCCAAGCCtcataacaataatatatcaaGGGAATGTGAGCGGGCTTCAAGTTTTGGTAGATGGAAAGTGGATGTGGGTTGAGTCTGTCCTTAATGCTTTTGTTGTCAACATAGGCAATCAGTTAGAG ATAATCAGTAACGGGAAGCTAAGAAGTGTGGAGCATAGAGCAGTAACAAATTCAAAGGAAGCAAGAACATCGATAGCCATATTTGTCAATCCAACTCCCAACAGCATTGTTGAGCCAGCAAAAGTCCTGTTGAATGAGTCTAATCCTCCTCTCTACGAATCCATTCTTTACAGAGATTTTATCAATGCTTCCAAGGCTTTTGGTATTCATACTGATGTCATACAAAATGATGCTTAA